Proteins from a genomic interval of Lolium perenne isolate Kyuss_39 chromosome 1, Kyuss_2.0, whole genome shotgun sequence:
- the LOC127345659 gene encoding uncharacterized protein, which yields MDMDMDMDKEFYMAGMGMVAAPPAMSPAGSSAVTTEPAIAAVATASEDEGDLRRGPWTAQEDMLLVDYISRHGEGRWNSLARCAGLRRTGKSCRLRWLNYLRPDVRRGNITPEEQLLILELHSRWGNRWSKIAQCIPGRTDNEIKNYWRTRVQKHARQLRCDVNSDRFRDVVRRVWMPRLVERMQADAAAGAGADVPVTAPARTMSSPAATSQYHNVDHANIAELSRTVAVTMSPDTSGTPRSSLSTVETSQGAYFSPWGAATANVHSTPVECAGGGGLAIAGHDHVIQGDELSGSWSELLAATNLPEFELGDFDDNLWSLEDVYLQQSC from the exons ATGGACATGGACATGGACATGGACAAGGAGTTCTACATGGCCGGGATGGGCAtggtggccgcgccgccggcgatGAGCCCTGCAGGCTCGTCGGCGGTGACAACGGAGCCGGCTATCGCGGCAGTGGCGACGGCGAGTGAGGACGAGGGCGACCTGAGGAGGGGCCCATGGACGGCGCAGGAGGACATGTTGCTCGTCGACTACATCTCCAGGCACGGCGAAGGTCGCTGGAACTCTCTAGCTCGATGTGCAG GTTTGAGGCGCACCGGGAAGAGCTGCCGTCTCCGGTGGCTGAACTACCTCCGCCCCGACGTCCGGCGCGGcaacatcactccggaggagcAGCTGCTCATCCTGGAACTCCACTCGCGGTGGGGCAACAGGTGGTCCAAGATCGCCCAGTGTATCCCGGGGCGGACGGACAACGAGATCAAGAACTACTGGCGGACCAGGGTGCAGAAGCACGCCAGGCAGCTCCGCTGCGACGTCAACAGCGACCGCTTTCGCGACGTCGTCAGGCGAGTCTGGATGCCACGACTCGTCGAGCGCATGCAGGCCGACGCCGCCGCCGGTGCCGGCGCGGACGTTCCGGTGACGGCGCCGGCGAGGACGATGAGCTCCCCGGCTGCTACATCGCAGTATCACAACGTCGATCACGCGAACATAGCCGAGCTGAGCCGGACGGTGGCGGTGACCATGAGCCCCGACACATCGGGCACGCCCCGGTCTTCTTTGTCGACGGTGGAGACGTCGCAAGGGGCATATTTCTCGCCATGGGGAGCTGCCACGGCAAACGTCCACAGTACGCCGGTGGAGTGCGCCGGCGGCGGGGGTCTGGCAATAGCCGGGCATGATCACGTGATCCAGGGTGACGAGCTCAGTGGGAGCTGGTCGGAGCTCCTCGCGGCCACCAATCTCCCAGAATTCGAGCTTGGTGACTTCGACGACAACTTGTGGAGCCTAGAGGACGTTTACTTGCAGCAGAGCTGCTGA